The Prunus persica cultivar Lovell chromosome G8, Prunus_persica_NCBIv2, whole genome shotgun sequence genome includes a region encoding these proteins:
- the LOC18768602 gene encoding uncharacterized protein LOC18768602 isoform X2, whose protein sequence is MEAYRGLLFPLGFLIIIAVATLSHGESSTCLTVYKEGGAPAVFQSPKCPRWTHSDYASYSRSTSRCQTAMLQGHRKSLEDRTLCALDLRIPFPGKAGVKEVTVGIVAVFDGHNGAEASEMASKLLLEYFVLHTYFLIDASYSAILKKGSGSLQTSADHHSIFQRYNWDGLLDRHELDLGRFKHSFQANFDDSFHFEILKEALLRAIHDIDAKFSMEASRKNLVSGSTATIILLADGQILVANIGDSKALLCSEKFQSPAEAKATYLRLYRQERRNGAISRLRNYKNLDLASSTGLVHFSVKELTRDHHPDRDDEKLRVETAGGYVLEWGGVPRVNGELAISRAIGDVSFKSYGVISAPELTDWQPLTVNDTYLVAASDGVFEKLNVQDVCDLLWEVRSYDSGRSELSSSCSYSLADCIVNTAFEKGSMDNVAAVVVPLVSTGFSESLLKERSVGEGDVKYTASGLQSTHEGSANDCSYAIKQLEYAHPVVSKFDRLLVQGKHGYIGCFILSENLDEHAEYMLQAKDEHEGYVYDLRQALPEAVGQQFGFASFLALLESIPFHDAGSNNGSFEYSMPDRRYVLKKRFGRGSYGEVWLAFNWNYHQGTNMSNSSLPDENLLILKRIMVEKGAAVYLSGLREKYFGEIFMNASNRLGGSLSAGISTSVLNESQFDFYGLVETTDPTAYATGNSWTSENLFEEKFHGGFYEEGLNHIARYVESFESQANEIWLVFRYEGVSLSKLMYTVEEETNADEERAEKVNHVQMLCPSKWWHWLKTTKAGQEQMRSLIWQLLMALKSCHDRNITHRDIKPENMVLCFEEEDTGRCLKGIPNGENFTTKMRIIDFGSAMDEFTLKHLYGSTGPSRVEQTNEYTPPEALLHSNWYLRPTNTTLKYDMWSVGVVMLELILGSPNVFQISSHTRILLDRHIKGWNEGLKELAYKLRSFMELCILIPGSFLRHHRTASQAGASPASWKCSEEFFSHQIKSRDPLKLGLVTVCISCVLLDMIYVVLIDAAITCHILLGNCSFPNVWALRLVRQLLLWDPEERLSVDDALQHPYFQPPPRE, encoded by the exons ATGGAGGCTTACAGAGGTCTCCTGTTcccattagggtttctgatAATAATAGCCGTTGCGACTCTCTCTCACGGAGAATCGTCGACGTGCTTGACGGTCTACAAAGAAGGCGGTGCTCCGGCGGTCTTCCAATCTCCAAAATGCCCTCGCTGGACGCACTCCGATTACGCTTCCTACTCTCGAAGCACCTCGCGCTGTCAAACTGCCATGCTTCAAGGTCACCGGAAGTCCCTCGAGGATCGCACCCTCTGCGCTCTCGACCTTCGCATCCCCTTCCCTG GTAAAGCAGGGGTTAAGGAGGTTACAGTTGGAATTGTTGCTGTTTTCGATGGTCATAATGGGGCTGAAGCTAGTGAGATGGCTTCGAAGCTTTTATTAGAGTATTTCGTTTTGCATACCTACTTTCTCATCGATGCATCATACTCTGCTATCTTGAAGAAAGGCTCGGGAAGTTTGCAAACTAGTGCAGACCATCATTCTATTTTTCAACGGTATAATTGGGATGGCCTACTCGATCGGCATGAATTGGATCTTGGAAG GTTTAAGCATTCATTCCAAGCAAATTTTGACGATTCTTTCcactttgaaattttgaaagaaGCATTGTTGAGGGCAATACATGATATAGATGCAAAATTTTCGATG GAAGCATCTAGAAAAAATCTGGTTTCCGGATCCACAGCTACGATTATACTACTTGCTGATGGTCAAATCTTAGTTGCAAATATTGGAGACTCAAAGGCTTTATTGTGCTcagaaaaatttcaatctcctgCAGAGGCTAAGG CCACTTATTTAAGATTATACAGGCAGGAAAGGCGTAATGGTGCTATTTCACGCCTAAGAAACTATAAAAACTTGGACTTGGCTTCCTCCACTGGATTGGTGCATTTTTCTGTCAAGGAATTGACAAGAGATCATCATCCTGACAGAGACGATGAAAAATTACGGGTGGAAACTGCCGGTGGCTATGTTCTTGAATGGGGTGGTGTGCCTCGAGTCAATGGTGAGCTGGCTATTTCCCGAGCTATTGGTGATGTCTCCTTTAAAAG TTATGGGGTCATATCTGCACCAGAGTTGACTGATTGGCAACCCCTGACTGTAAATGATACCTATCTGGTGGCTGCATCTGATGGAGTTTTTGAGAAGCTGAACGTGCAGGATGTTTGTGATTTGTTGTGGGAAGTACGGAGTTATGATTCTGGGAGATCCGAGCTCTCTTCCTCATGTTCATACTCATTAGCTGATTGCATAGTGAATACtgcatttgaaaagggcagtATGGATAATGTGGCAGCTGTTGTTGTTCCGTTGGTATCTACTGGGTTTTCCGAAAGTTTGTTGAAGGAAAGGTCAGTTGGAGAGGGAGACGTAAAGTACACAGCATCAGGACTTCAGTCCACCCATGAAGGATCAG CTAATGACTGCTCTTATGCCATAAAACAATTGGAGTATGCTCATCCAGTGGTTTCCAAGTTTGACAGGTTATTG GTACAAGGAAAACACGGTTATATTGGCTGTTTTATTCTGTCTGAGAACCTTGATGAACATGCAGAGTACATGTTGCAAGCAAAGGATGAGCACGAAGGTTATGTGTATGACCTGCGTCAGGCTCTTCCTGAGGCCGTTGGCCAACAGTTTG GCTTTGCCAGTTTCCTTGCTTTGCTTGAATCAATTCCTTTCCATGATGCTGGCTCAAACAATGGATCATTTGAATATTCAATGCCAGACAGGAG GTATGTACTAAAAAAGAGGTTTGGTCGTGGATCGTATGGTGAAGTATGGCTGGCTTTTAATTGGAACTATCATCAAGGCACCAATATGTCAAATTCAA GCCTTCCTGATGAGAACTTGCTCATTTTAAAACGCATAATG GTGGAGAAAGGGGCTGCTGTTTATTTAAGTGGTTTACGGGAGAAGTATTTTGGGGAAATTTTTATGAATGCCTCTAATCGTCTTGGAGGTTCTCTATCAGCTGGAATATCAACCTCTGTCTTGAATGAATCACAGTTTGATTTCTATGGCTTGGTAGAAACAACTGACCCAACGGCCTATGCAACAGGAAATAGTTGGACTTCTGAAAACttgtttgaagaaaaatttcaTGGAGGTTTCTATGAAGAAGGGTTGAACCATATTGCTAGATACGTGGAGTCTTTTGAATCTCAAGCAAATGAAATATGGCTTGTATTTCGTTACGAGGGCGTGTCTTTATCAAAGCTTATGTACACTGTGGAAGAAGAGACTAATGCAGATGAAGAAAGAGCTGAAAAAGTGAATCATGTCCAGATGCTGTGTCCATCAAAATGGTGGCATTGGTTGAAGACAACAAAAGCAGGACAGGAGCAAATGCGCAGTCTTATATGGCAGTTG TTGATGGCATTGAAGTCCTGTCATGACCGTAATATTACCCATAGAGATATCAAACCTG aaaatatggtgttatgcttTGAAGAGGAAGACACTGGGAGATGTCTGAAAGGAATTCCAAATGGCGAAAACTTCACCACCAAAAT GCGCATTATTGACTTCGGTAGTGCAATGGATGAGTTCACTCTAAAGCATTTATATGGGTCTACTGGACCATCCAG AGTTGAACAGACTAATGAATATACTCCCCCTGAAGCCTTACTTCATTCTAATTGGTACCTGAGGCCCACCAACACAACATTAAA GTACGATATGTGGAGTGTTGGTGTTGTGATGTTAGAGTTGATCTTAGGATCACCAAATGTTTTCCAGATTAGTAGTCACACACGTATTCTTTTAGACCGGCATATAAAGGGATGGAATGAAGGCTTAAAGGAGCTTGCATACAA ACTTAGATCATTCATGGAGTTGTGCATCTTAATCCCTGGGAGTTTCTTACGACATCACCGAACAGCGAGCCAG GCTGGAGCATCACCGGCTTCTTGGAAATGCTCAGAAGAGTTTTTCTCCCATCAGATAAAGAGTAGAGATCCGCTTAAGTTGGGGTTAGTAACTGTTTGTATCAGTTGTGTCTTATTAGACATGATTTATGTTGTACTTATTGATGCTGCAATAACATGCCATATACTTCTTGGAAACTGCAGCTTTCCAAATGTTTGGGCTTTGCGGTTGGTACGCCAGCTATTACTCTGGGATCCT GAGGAGCGGTTGAGTGTTGATGATGCTTTGCAACATCCATATTTCCAGCCTCCTCCCAGGGAATGA